CTAGCATCCAAGATTCTTCTTGGATGAACTCTTCAGAATTACGCCCAACCTCGTTCTCTGCTAAAGTGCAGTACTGCTGCAGTCCATCCATGAACACTGCCCATTGTAGGGACAGCTCTTCAGATGCATGGTCAACCAAAAGACGGTCTGAAAAAACTTGGTCTAGTGTCAAAAATTCAGTCCAACGAATATTCATACGATCGGGTTCTGTCATAATTGACTTTCTTACCCCCAACGCGAACCTGTTGCTGACTAAGAGCAATAACAAGGCCAAAGTTTTTTCCTGCGTCTTGCTTCATAGCAATGAGACACGCACGAACAAAAGTGCTGCTATCTCGCTATCAAATAAGAGGTTTTTTATCTTTATGAAAAAACTCGCTTTGACACCGAAGCAGATCATTTTGACAAAAGCGGCAAATTTACGACGGCATGTGGCAAAAAACTGACAGAACGATCGTTGCCTCAAGGGTGCGACTGGTCTCTCTCGAAAAAAAGTCAAGAAAATCCTTCAATCTATCTACCTGTCTACGGCTATACACCCTGGCACATGTCATGCAAGTGCCACCCCACAGATCAAAATCGACTCCTGGGGTTGCTTTCGTTCAGACAAGTCTTTAGCTTTGCACCATCTTCACCCGTTAAGGGGGAAATAGTGAACGCCTCGGTCAAGCTTATTGAACAAGTGCTCCCAGCCACAGTCAGCATTCATGCCACTGTGCCGCAGCAACACCCGTCTGCCATGCTCCTTGGAAGCGAAAGAATGGGTTCTGGCACCGTCATTTCCTCTGATGGGTATATCCTCACAGTGAATTATATCGTTATCGGCGCGACGACATTACAAGTCACACTCCTCGATAACACCCAATATGATGCAGAAGTGACCGCACAAGATTTTGCCTCTGGCACGGCAGTGCTCAAGGTCGCAGCAAAAGGAATTCCTTACGTTCCCTTACGTTCGTCAAGTGAATTGCATCCGGGGGACGATGTCTTTCTGGTTGCCAGCTCAGGTGAAGACAGTGGACGACGGGTCAACGGTGGCGCTCTGACCTCAGTCGCCCCTTTTGATGCATACTGGGAATATGCTACCGATCGCGCCTTAGTCTGCACGGCGATGAACCCTGGCCCTGGTGGCGGTCCGATGTTCGACATGAATGGCCGCATGGTCGGCATTACCTATCTCAACCTCAATGAAGTTGGCAGATTTTCTCTCGCTATTCCGGTAGAAAATTTTACCCAACACAGAGATGAATTGTTGAAGTATGGGCGGCGAGTCTCGCAACCGTCCCGCTCCTGGATCGGCATGTATTCATATACGTTACGTGATCATCTGGTCATTGCAGGATTACTTCCTGGTGGACCAGGTGATAAAGCGGGTCTCAAGGCTGGCGATGTCGTGCTCGCCGTTGATAACCAGGAAGTCGCCGATCGGCGAAAATTCTACGACTACTTGTGGAGCAAACGCGCAGGTGAAACGATTCTTTTCCGTGTTTTTCGTAATAATTCTGTGCGTGACATCGCAGTGATCTCTGGTAGTGTCGAACAGTTCTTTGGTTAGGCCTTTCTTCCGCCCTTCTTAATACCGTTCTCTCAGTCTCATACATGCCCTTGGGGTGAAATTTGCTAGAATACCCGCAGGGGGTATGTATCTATGAAATCGCACATGAAAGTCGGCGACTATCTTGTCGCCTATCTGCGTAAAGTTGGTGTGACCCACCTGTTTGGCATCCCTGGCGATCTGGTCATCCAACTGTTCATGAAATTCGGGAAACCTCGGGGGATGGAAATCCTTACCTTCTCACACGAACCTGGGGCTGGATTTGCTGTGGACGGCTACGCTCGGGCAACTGGCAAATTAGGG
This Deltaproteobacteria bacterium DNA region includes the following protein-coding sequences:
- a CDS encoding serine protease; amino-acid sequence: MSCKCHPTDQNRLLGLLSFRQVFSFAPSSPVKGEIVNASVKLIEQVLPATVSIHATVPQQHPSAMLLGSERMGSGTVISSDGYILTVNYIVIGATTLQVTLLDNTQYDAEVTAQDFASGTAVLKVAAKGIPYVPLRSSSELHPGDDVFLVASSGEDSGRRVNGGALTSVAPFDAYWEYATDRALVCTAMNPGPGGGPMFDMNGRMVGITYLNLNEVGRFSLAIPVENFTQHRDELLKYGRRVSQPSRSWIGMYSYTLRDHLVIAGLLPGGPGDKAGLKAGDVVLAVDNQEVADRRKFYDYLWSKRAGETILFRVFRNNSVRDIAVISGSVEQFFG